The following coding sequences lie in one Trypanosoma brucei gambiense DAL972 chromosome 7, complete sequence genomic window:
- a CDS encoding T. brucei spp.-specific protein codes for MDYNEISPSTERRIEDFFAATTQCTRDVALRHASLNVKNVRMTFVGSGAMAASTSLGGDASDLNGSVVEWPMKASKTLASHDSLNKTGDVYVDQGVLSFLIDALTSAHLALLVKMKHVSVSLTIDFVRPLLSERPFILVSRLLRSGRRICSLSAEVRQEQNGKTVLCARADHTKVFNDTKSPNKTRRAAISKL; via the coding sequence aTGGACTACAACGAAATAAGCCCAAGTACTGAGCGCCGAATCGAGGACTTCTTCGCTGCAACTACGCAATGCACGAGAGATGTCGCGCTCCGCCATGCAAGTTTGAATGTGAAGAATGTACGTATGACATTTGTTGGTAGCGGCGCAATGGCTGCCAGCACGTCTCTTGGAGGCGATGCATCTGATTTAAACGGATCAGTTGTTGAGTGGCCCATGAAAGCGAGTAAAACGCTCGCATCACATGATTCCCTCAATAAAACAGGCGACGTGTACGTGGATCAAGGGGTCTTGTCATTCCTTATTGATGCACTAACATCTGCACATTTGGCTCTTCTAGTGAAAATGAAACATGTCTCCGTTTCTCTAACGATTGATTTCGTGCGACCCCTTCTTTCAGAGCgtccttttattttggtgAGTCGTCTCCTGCGGTCGGGTCGCCGGATTTGCTCCCTTAGCGCCGAGGTGCGACAGGAACAAAATGGGAAAACAGTTTTATGCGCCAGAGCCGACCACACTAAAGTTTTCAACGACACGAAATCACCAAACAAAACCCGACGTGCGGCCATCTCAAAACTGTAG
- a CDS encoding T. brucei spp.-specific protein: MSLASVPCTQFLVLRHWKAPAVISLVWLKYPITITNRNETVTSWALQTFESVTVQHHEVMSPGFWRTVFAVKGKRRTTTFASDRGAYLRFTTPTKVLTTSTDCINFETNHAYRKITSVLACAFSGTNRNHTHTIQTRRKLFCDFVTPHPLSKVTERFPVLECEESLFGKTLQTSLCFHWFGTELWKTETFLIYQIAVGKVVFSRHRSSGASPKGGCECNSSVEYKTNGIFLQEACACMQ, from the coding sequence ATGTCCTTGGCCTCAGTTCCTTGTACACAGTTTTTGGTGTTGCGGCACTGGAAAGCTCCAGCAGTTATTTCACTTGTATGGTTAAAATATCCCATCACTATTACTAATCGAAACGAAACCGTGACAAGTTGGGCACTACAAACTTTTGAATCGGTTACTGTGCAGCATCATGAAGTGATGTCGCCGGGTTTTTGGAGGACAGTTTTCGCCGTCaagggaaaaaggaggacCACCACTTTTGCAAGTGACAGAGGAGCTTATTTACGTTTCACCACTCCAACTAAGGTTCTAACCACTTCGACTGACTGTATAAACTTCGAAACCAATCACGCGTATCGGAAGATAACGTCGGTATTAGCGTGTGCATTTTCTGGTACGAACagaaaccacacacacacaatacaAACAAGAAGGAAGTTGTTTTGTGATTTTGTCACGCCACATCCCCTTAGCAAAGTCACCGAGCGGTTCCCCGTGCTGGAGTGTGAAGAAAGTTTATTTGGGAAAACTCTGCAGACATCTCTGTGTTTTCATTGGTTTGGTACAGAACTATGGAAAACTGAAACTTTTTTGATATATCAAATAGCCGTTGGGAAGGTTGTCTTTTCGCGACATCGTTCGTCCGGTGCATCACCAAAAGGAGGATGTGAATGCAACAGCAGTGTTgaatacaaaacaaacggTATTTTCTTACAGGAAGCCTGTGCTTGCATGCAATAG
- a CDS encoding protein farnesyltransferase beta subunit,putative encodes MSFVPPPASSTTHAQREVELTLLRFLEKYRPEVCDLWGTHSDIHLHADSNEKEEEMCTIDNEEGIVHSLNRESHEKYLKSRLIKLPEYAQRLYNAQPWMVYWTLQAAEMLGITEKLYEQISQDALGEFILSCLQEQPVEDEQKGCWGSEEGGKHGKGSMPQQCGNVYDFLRRCDADHTCAIGFSGGNYGQIPHLATSYAGVCSLCILGCPEYLQALPRSAIKRWLLSLRCAAGSFRMHIGGEADIRASYCVAVITTLLQLQDVDASSGDILREQEAQFVASCQTHEGGFACGRFASEAHGAYTQCGLAALILMKRPELCNYTALRGWLAARQLRFEGGFNGRTNKLVDSCYAHWVGASHVLLRVGESLAKITTCGETKRSLTSREMLLLDHAQLVDISNLHPESFEAWSQHEEEKQERASRVEAYLSATPLAASWSSSGVPNVLDDDAGDFYFNQRRLQLYILACCQNREEGGLMDKPNYPNDFYHTCYSLSGMSSAQNLQGMQVNRDGRDLSGNSFYAAAVSRGYIPGRRDSYGIVLPSDERSGVSSELHLSKNCLRPTNPIFNINQSKVLFALRTWGAKTFMC; translated from the coding sequence ATGTCTTTTGTACCACCTCCAGCATCATCCACCACTCACGCTCAACGGGAAGTTGAGCTCACTCTCTTACGTTTTTTAGAGAAATACCGGCCGGAGGTCTGCGATCTTTGGGGTACGCACTCTGACATCCATTTGCATGCCGATTCCAAtgagaaagaagaggaaatgtgTACTATAGACAACGAGGAGGGGATTGTACATTCTCTCAACCGAGAGAGCCACGAAAAGTACCTGAAGAGTCGGTTGATAAAGCTTCCTGAGTATGCGCAACGGCTGTACAACGCGCAGCCGTGGATGGTTTACTGGACGTTGCAGGCTGCTGAGATGCTCGGAATCACAGAGAAATTGTATGAGCAGATATCTCAAGACGCATTAGGGGAGTTCATACTCAGCTGCTTGCAGGAACAACCTGTTGAAGATGAGCAGAAGGGTTGTtggggaagtgaagaagggggaaagcacGGAAAGGGAAGCATGCCTCAGCAATGTGGCAATGTGTATGATTTTCTCCGTCGGTGCGATGCTGATCATACGTGTGCTATTGGGTTCTCCGGGGGAAACTATGGACAGATTCCGCATTTGGCTACATCGTACGCGGGAGTTTGCTCGCTCTGCATCCTGGGATGTCCAGAATACCTTCAGGCTCTTCCACGTTCCGCCATTAAGCGCTGGTTGCTCTCACTTCGCTGTGCCGCCGGCAGTTTCCGCATGCACATAGGCGGGGAGGCGGATATTCGCGCATCATATTGTGTCGCGGTTATTACCACATTACTACAGCTCCAGGACGTGGATGCAAGTAGTGGAGATATTCTGAGAGAGCAGGAGGCGCAATTCGTAGCTTCGTGTCAGACACACGAGGGCGGATTTGCGTGCGGGAGGTTTGCCAGCGAAGCGCACGGGGCCTACACTCAATGCGGGTTAGCTGCCCTGATTTTGATGAAGAGACCAGAGTTATGCAATTATACGGCGTTGAGAGGATGGCTAGCGGCGCGTCAACTGCGTTTTGAAGGTGGTTTTAACGGAAGAACAAATAAACTGGTGGACTCTTGCTACGCCCACTGGGTGGGCGCATCACACGTGTTACTGCGTGTTGGTGAGAGCCTTGCTAAAATAACGACTTGTGGTGAAACGAAACGCAGCTTAACATCACGGGAAATGCTTTTGCTCGACCACGCGCAGTTGGTCGACATCTCAAACTTACATCCAGAGAGTTTTGAGGCATGGTCCCAacatgaggaagaaaaacaggaACGAGCCAGCCGTGTGGAAGCGTACCTTAGCGCTACACCACTTGCAGCGTCGTGGTCATCATCAGGTGTACCTAACGTTTTGGACGACGATGCGGGCGACTTTTACTTCAATCAGAGGCGGCTACAACTTTACATTTTGGCGTGCTGCCAAAACAGGGAAGAAGGTGGGTTGATGGATAAACCGAACTATCCCAATGATTTTTATCACACTTGTTATTCACTTTCAGGGATGAGCTCCGCGCAAAATCTGCAAGGCATGCAAGTCAACAGAGACGGCCGTGACTTGAGTGGGAACTCATTTTATGCAGCTGCGGTCTCACGGGGTTATATTCCTGGGCGGAGGGACAGTTATGGAATTGTCCTCCCTTCAGATGAACGTAGTGGTGTTAGTAGTGAGTTGCACCTGAGCAAGAACTGTCTTCGCCCTACAAACCCCATTTTCAACATCAACCAGTCAAAGGTTTTGTTTGCACTGCGTACTTGGGGCGCAAAGACTTTCATGTGCTGA
- a CDS encoding T. brucei spp.-specific protein, with product MTRYSLALCMVLSLVFAVVFLRPIAAAPKESNGSNTISVPPIDGDTMLLNQNVILFACIVDTPFTQFDADEFIEKALGILTQLPKGEFNRTSQFELLEYCSWDTRVADEKSFCGAEDEGPTYAAQTLVRFGVAGVDGESLKRLSFSSLSAILPPFIQGEDPALFPPDKRQHFVERMMNSDNTFDVVAVVVLFLYPILLFYYLLTSCTRERIRDKQCVEFLRNSINSELAYRQHMKCAEMYASSGQTVQKCGSDAYNVELEDMDPHNRVNVMSREGMASGEVACNDGRDGGMQKPTQL from the coding sequence atgacCCGATATTCACTTGCCCTCTGCATGGTGCTTTCTCTAGTTTTTGCAGTTGTGTTTTTACGACCGATTGCCGCCGCTCCTAAAGAAAGCAATGGATCAAACACAATAAGTGTACCACCCATTGACGGTGACACCATGTTGCTGAATCAAAATGTAATCCTATTTGCTTGCATCGTGGACACTCCATTTACTCAATTCGATGCAGACGAATTCATTGAGAAAGCACTtggtattctcacacaactCCCCAAGGGGGAATTCAATCGAACATCGCAATTTGAACTACTAGAATACTGCAGTTGGGATACTAGGGTTGCGGATGAGAAATCTTTCTGTGGTGCAGAAGATGAGGGGCCCACATATGCGGCTCAAACTCTTGTGCGTTTTGGTGTGGCGGGTGTTGATGGAGAATCTCTAAAGaggctttccttttcctcactcTCAGCTATTTTGCCTCCTTTCATTCAGGGGGAAGATCCTGCACTTTTCCCTCCAGACAAAAGGCAGCATTTCGTTGAAAGGATGATGAACAGCGACAATACCTTCGATGTGGTGGCGGTTGTAGTCCTTTTCTTATATcccattttgcttttttattaCCTATTAACCTCGTGCACGAGGGAACGTATTCGCGACAAACAGTGCGTGGAATTCCTACGCAATTCCATTAACTCTGAATTGGCGTACAGGCAGCATATGAAATGTGCGGAGATGTATGCGTCTAGCGGTCAAACCGTACAAAAGTGTGGATCTGATGCCTATAATGTGGAGTTGGAAGACATGGATCCGCATAATAGAGTAAATGTAATGTCTCGGGAAGGAATGGCAAGTGGAGAAGTGGCTTGTAATGACGGGAGGGATGGCGGAATGCAAAAACCAACGCAACTATGA